A window of Macrotis lagotis isolate mMagLag1 chromosome 1, bilby.v1.9.chrom.fasta, whole genome shotgun sequence genomic DNA:
ATGGACATAGGAGGTACACTTGTGAAACTTGCATATTTTGAACCCATTGATATCACAGCAGAGGAGGAGCAAGAAGAAGttgaaagtttaaaaagtatcCGGAAATATCTGACTTCTAATGTAGCCTATGGGTTAACTGGAGTTAGGGATGTTCATCTTGAACTGAAAGATTTGACACTTTTTGGGAGAAGAGGGAACTTGCACTTTATCAGATTTCCAACCCATGACCTGCCTACTTTTATCCAAATGGGGAGAGATAAAAACTTCTCAACATTACACACGGTGCTATGTGCTACTGGAGGTGGTGCTTACAAGTTTGAAAAAGATTTTCGCACGGTAGGTAACTGTTAAAAATTATTACAAGTCTaactatttcctttaatatcAAGCTGCCACTCTATTATTAAGCTAGTATGTACtggaaaaatggattttaaaaagtagaacatCTGTATAGTTATTGTACAGATTTGGATAGCCTTGTTCATGATTCAAATTACTTTTCTAAGCACAAGATTCTTGACTCATTTGAAATTTGATACCCCTTATTTATAAAGGTTGCTTCTCATATGTTTTTAGAAGCCTATTTAGGGTGGGGAAATCTACTTAATAGACTATCAGACTATATAAAAATTGTCCTTGAATCATCTCCTCTATAATCTATTCCCAGTTCATATATGCAGATAACTTGGCAAGTAGGAGGCCATCACCTTGTCAAGCTTCTATTGGGCCAGAGTCTCCTGACCTCAAAGCTTGCATGAATTTCTTTGCCATTCGAAAGGTTCCAGTTCAAATTTCTTTACTCTATGGTTGGATGCTGTTATTGATTATGTGGCTAGATTGTGCCCTCTATTCCTACCTGAGGTTCTTCAAATGTTACAGTTGATGGGAGGTTGAATTAAGTGACCTCTGaagggttgtgttttttttaattctctgattctataaaaaaaactaagaaattgtttatacattatttatattttgtgtatttgtcatttatagattatatttatacattacatttatatgtaaaatatgttttatttacatgttatctcacacacacatatatattaatcAGCAAGCATTGACTCCTGTGTTCTTgggagattaaaaacaaaaagaaattaaatagttcCTATTCCTAAGAAGGTTTACAATTCtgttgggggagacaacatgtacatattttagtatatgcagaataaatatgaATTGTGAATGGGAAAGTCTTTTTAAAACCAAAATCATTTATTATCTTGTGTCTTCCCCTCTTCACAATTTGCCTCCTACTATCAAGGACACCACTATCTGCTTAGTCCACTAGACTTTAGTATCATTCTCATCTCATCACTTGCACTCATCCTATAGGTTCAATCACATCATCATTTTGACCTTCATACTTACATAAAAATACACATACCCACACACCATTCTTTATATTTACACATCCTCTCTCCTTATATAGGCCCTTTTCACCTTATGCCTAGGCTCTTTGCAGTGTCATTCTAGTTggttcttctaactctaaatctctccccagttcatcctccactcagtatcaaattgatttttataagAAGACAGATAATGACTTGTTAAAATTTCACCTCCCCTACTCAATTAACTCTTAGTAGTTCCTTGCTACCCCAAGATCAATATAAAATCTTAATGTTTAGCACTTAAAGCCAACTATAACCTAGCCTCTTATTCACTTTTTTGGTCATCTTATGAGTGACTCTCCTCTATTCACTCTATAAACCATCTATGCTGGCCTACTTGCTTCAAGTTCCTggttttcctggtttcctttatcATTTAACTTGAATCCCATCTTCTATGAAAGCCCTTTCCTATCTGCCCCAGCAGCTTTTCTTCTTGAGATTATCCATTGCATTATACACATCTTATATGAATATAACTATTTATATATTGACTTCTTCCATTTAGAAAATGATCCCCTTGAAACagtagggactgtttttgcctttctatccCATTCTTAACACAGTGCCCAGCACATTGTAAGTGTCTAAACAAATTTTGGTTAACTTAAAACTActgtctttaaaatttaaaagataatgtTAGCATGCCAGAAttattcaatttataattttgagtCAGTCTAGAGCTCTAAAGTGCCATTTGACAGATGATGGTGGTTTTTAcagtttattttactttgaattgAGTTTGGATAACTTATGTAGGTTAGTTCTTTAAAACTGTTGCTCACTGAAATCCACTGATGCTTCTTAGATTGCAAAACACTCTAAAAACATTACAGAACTGACTTTTTTAGGTGATGGAATCCTTCACCATTGACATTTTCTTCAGATTAAAAATGTTAGAGAAGGAACAtgctatttttattacattactaCGAAACAGTTTTCTATCTGGTGTCAAGGCCATAGAGTGATGCGTCTGCTACTTGCTCTAACtggtatttcattttaaatattttatttgctcctAAAATGAGGGAGTGGGGCGGGGGGCGGGGTGCAGGAATCCACATATTCTAGGAATTTAATACCTCAGGTGTTCAAGCAGACAGTGAGTGAACTCCAGAAATAACTTTGTGAATGTCACATCTTTCCCAAATTACTATGTATCTTGAGATGTGGAAGTTACGATTAGGCatgttgaataaaaaaaaatcctcagatAACAATACTTTTCATATATGCTATATTTATATCGTAAAACATTTCTGATATAGTAGAGCCTACCAGATGAGCAACAGATACAGTACCAGATGTAGAAATTGGAAAGTAGACATTGGAAGTGAAGATCGGGAAGAGAACTGGGATGGAACATAAGGTTTTTAAATGGACTGACTACCttggaaattttgaaataatgttTAATAAGAGTTGATGAAGTTTATGGTAAACAATCATAATAACTTGAGCACTAAaagaacctcagaagtcatctggtccaaatttctccttttacagatgatgaaactgagtcccagaaagagtaaatgacttgctcaaaatcacatgCAATTCAATTCTTAATTTAGATACGTCACTCTTTTGACCATATCTTTTAAATTCTTCAGAGTGATTATAAATGGCATATTTGTTCCAAGTGTTGAAAACAGCTAGCATTCCTCTTGCTTTTGAACAGACAACTGGAATCATATAAAGTCTAACATAGTAGTATTGAGCTTACTTGAATGGttgctatattttgtttttttaaatggctggtgatgttttctttttttaaaaaacagatcgGAAATCTCCAGCTGCACAAACTGGATGAACTTGACTGCCTTGTAAAGGGCTTGCTATATATAGATTCTGTCAGTTTTAATGGGCAGGCAGAATGCTATTATTTTGGCAATGCCTCAGAACCTGAAAGATGCCAAAAGATGCCTTTTAACTTAGATGACCCATATCCACTACTGGTCGTGAACATTGGTTCTGGAGTTAGTATTTTAGCTGTCCATTCCAAAGACAACTATAAACGAGTTACTGGAACAAGGTAATAACTGTTCAGTCTTGTGAATAcacaaataaattattaaattaacatTATGCGAGGTATATATTCTAAAG
This region includes:
- the PANK3 gene encoding pantothenate kinase 3 isoform X2, with the protein product MKIKDAKKPSFPWFGMDIGGTLVKLAYFEPIDITAEEEQEEVESLKSIRKYLTSNVAYGLTGVRDVHLELKDLTLFGRRGNLHFIRFPTHDLPTFIQMGRDKNFSTLHTVLCATGGGAYKFEKDFRTIGNLQLHKLDELDCLVKGLLYIDSVSFNGQAECYYFGNASEPERCQKMPFNLDDPYPLLVVNIGSGVSILAVHSKDNYKRVTGTSLGGGTFLGLCSLLTGCESFEEALEMASKGDSTHADKLVRDIYGGDYERFGLPGWAVASSFGNMIYKEKRESVSKEDLARATLVTITNNIGSIARMCADNEKINRVVFVGNFLRVNTLSMKLLAYALDYWSKGQLKALFLEHEGYFGAVGALLGLPNFS